The nucleotide sequence CTTCTATTACTTTATATATCCATGAAGAAAATTCGTACTGGTAATTGAATGGCAGAAAACTCCTTTTCCCTACCCGCTCTAGAACTAAGTTGAAACGCATTTACAAAACGATAAAAGTAATAAATCATAAAACTAACATTCTTGTCGAGACAAACAAATGATGCCTGACATTTTTTGCTTGTCTGTTCTTATTTTCAATATTAAGGTTTCACAACGCAGTGTATCTGCGAAGTGATTTTTTTTGCTGGTGCAGGATGGCAGGTCAATCATGGTATAGTAAAGGTATATTAATACTAGACCTGACGGTAAAATTGCTTCGTCGTTTCCTCCTCGAAATGACGTGGCTGGGAAAACCAACATTTAAGCGTCATTGCGAGGCATAAGGTAATGATTGATAAAGGGGTCACCGTATTTTTCTGGGGATTTAAGCAAAAAGCTTAGAGAGCCTGAACAAGAAGAACCTTGTATCTACAACGCCTCTTAAGTTTGCCCTGAAGAGCTTTATTTTTGAATTAAAAGATTCCGCATTTGCATTGGTAGATCTATTGTCAAAGAAGTTTAGAATATTGCTCATATGGTTGCTTACTGTATTTGCTACCGTTAAAAATTCCTTGGTTCCCATCTCATGAGTTTTATTGATCCATTCAGCAAACTTTTTTTCAGCGGATATTTTTGTGTTGCTTTCATATATTAGCCTAAACCCAAGAACATGGTCATAAGCTTTTTTGAGGTCTGGATAATTTTCAAAAGCTATGTTGGCTCTCTGCTCTTGGCTTTGAGTCCAATCAGCTTTCTTTTTGGCAAAGACATACCTGCAGCGGGCCAAAAGTTGCTTTGGGGTGTCCCCATTGGGCAATAAGGGTGCTTTATACCTAACGCCATTCTTTTTGGCAGCTTCGATAGCCTTGTTTTCCATATCTAGTTCAACCCATCTTTGATTGACCCTTATATGTTGTAGAGCCTCCAGGGCCAGCCTTACTACATGAAAGCGGTCTGTAACCAAATTTGCCATGGGGAAACATGTTCTTGCGGATGACTCCATGTTTTTTGCCATGTCAAGGGTTACTTCCTTTACTTTATTCCTTTGTTCCAGAGGGATTTTCTCTAGGACTTGTATGATATTTGCCGACAATGTGCCTTTTACAGAAGCTACCAAAGAGCCTTTTTTGCCTCTCCCGTTTTTATTGGTAATAAAAGTGTACAACTCTCCTTTTGACAGTGCAACTTCGTCTATACTAAGATGCTCTCCGATATTGTCCGGAAAGACCAAATAGTCCTCTGCATGCTCTTTTTGTTCCCACTGCTTAAACCCACTGCTTTTCTTCTTATAGTGCCTCCTCAACAAATCCCCTTTGACCTCATAATAGCTGCCAATGTTACCAATGGTATCTTCGCGGGTCTCGACCTGTACCTTTTAAAAAATCTGAAAGCTCTTGAGTGATTTTAGAGCCTTCAGCTACAAATGAATAGTCATTGTAAACTATTTTGTTCTTGCATGTTTTATGCCTCCACCTTCGTCGCTTAAATTCAAGATAAACGGCTTTTCCCCTGATAGGGAAATCTTGAACAATTTTAGGTTCATAAAAACCTTTAGACTCGTACTCTTCAGGTTTATGCTTTCCTAATAGCCGGTTCTGCTCAATGAGGTTGATTTTATAAAAAGCTCTTTTGCTGTTCAGGTCACATAGCTCTATTACAGCTTCTATTTCAAAAAAATCTAGTATGCCTTCCGGCAAAAAAGGGGCAATAATGCTTTCTTTCATCTTGCCTTAAAATTAACAAATCAAACCAAGACTCCCCAACTTTTACGTGTGAGCCTGATAAAGTTCCGGGTATGAAATTTTAAGACTTTATCTTCTTATGAAAAAATGCCGCGGCAATCTGTTTGGGGTAAGCTGTGTTGGTTGATTTTTGTTGGGTATAACACTAGACCTTACGATAAGATTGCTTCGTCGTTCCCTCCTCGCAATGACGTGGTTGAGTGAGTGTAATAGTGGTTGTTATTATCTGATAGGTTATAAAAACGCCTTCCCTTCAATCC is from Cytophagaceae bacterium ABcell3 and encodes:
- a CDS encoding transposase; the encoded protein is MLRRHYKKKSSGFKQWEQKEHAEDYLVFPDNIGEHLSIDEVALSKGELYTFITNKNGRGKKGSLVASVKGTLSANIIQVLEKIPLEQRNKVKEVTLDMAKNMESSARTCFPMANLVTDRFHVVRLALEALQHIRVNQRWVELDMENKAIEAAKKNGVRYKAPLLPNGDTPKQLLARCRYVFAKKKADWTQSQEQRANIAFENYPDLKKAYDHVLGFRLIYESNTKISAEKKFAEWINKTHEMGTKEFLTVANTVSNHMSNILNFFDNRSTNANAESFNSKIKLFRANLRGVVDTRFFLFRLSKLFA